The following DNA comes from Corallococcus exiguus.
GGCCATGAAGGACTCCGGCCGGCTGCTCGCCTACGACCCGGATGCGGAACGGCTGGACCGGCTCCAGCAGCGCGCCTCCCGTGCCGGGCTCACCCGCGTCCAGGTGCTCCGGACGCCTCCGTCACCGGGCCTCAACGCGGACCGTGTCCTCGCGGATGCTCCCTGTTCCGAGTTGGGCTCGCTCCGCCGGGGCCCGGACCTCCGCTTCCGGCTCACCCCGGACTCGCTCTCCCGATACACCGCCATCCAGCGCGACATCCTGGCCCGCGCCGCGGACGTGGTGCGCCCTGGTGGCCGGGTCGTCTACGCGACCTGCACCGTCAACCGCGCGGAGAACCAGGACGTGGTCGCGGACTTCCTCCGCTCCCGCCCTGACTTCCGGGCCGTCACTCCGGGCGCTGGCTGGCTTCCGGACGCGTGCCTCCAGGATGGGTTCCTCTTCGTCACCCCGCACCGGCACGGCACGGATGCGTTCTTCGCGGCGGTGCTCGAACGCGGCGCGGTGGGGTAGGGCGGCCAGCGGGCGGACGAGCGCTCCACGGGGCCTCGTTCCTCCGTCCTGCGGTACTCAACGCTTCGGGCCCCGGGCTCCCTGAAACACCCTTTCCCCCTCGCACCGGGTGCTATGAAGCGCTGCGTGCGTTGGCTCAAGCCCCTTCCGCTCCGTCCCCGCGACACGGTGCAAGTCGTCGCCCCCGCGGGTCCCTTCGAACAGGCCCCCTTCGAGGCCGGACTGCGCATCCTCTCCGAGCGCTACTCCCCGGTGGTCCGGCCCGATATCGGCGCCTCGCACCGCTACCTCGCCGGGGATGACGCCCGCCGCCAGGAGGAGCTGTCACACGCGTTCCTCGACCGCGCCTCCCGCGCCATCTTCTGCGCTCGGGGCGGCTATGGCAGCTCTCGCCTGTTGCCGGAGCTGCCCATCGACAAGGCCGGCCCTGTCGCCTTCACCGGCTTCTCCGACCTGACGTCCATCCACTGCGCGCTCCAGGCCCTGCACCGCGTCTCCATCCACGCGCCCGTGCTCACGCAGCTGGGCCGCCAGTCCACCCAGGTCCACGACTACTTCTTCCGCCTGCTCGAATCCGCGGAGGCCCCGCCGCCCCTCACCGGCAACGCCACCTACGTCCCCGGCACCGCCGAGGGCACCCTCGTGGGCGGCAACCTGTCTGTCTTCTCCCGGCTCCTGGGCACGCCGTACATGCCGCCGCTCGATGGCGCCGTGCTCCTCCTGGAGGACGTCACCGAGCGCCCCTACCGCATCGACCGCATGTGGACCCATCTGCGGCTCGCCGGTGTCTTCTCCCGTGTGCGCGGCATCGTCCTGGGTGACTTCACCGCCTGCGAGGAGAAGGACGCGAACTACTCCAGCGCGGACGTGCTCCGTGAGCTGGCGCGCGACGCGAAGCTGCCCTGCGCCGCGGGCTTCCCCATTGGCCATGGCGCCATCAACTACCCCGTGGCCCTGGGCACGCACGTGCGCCTGGACGCGGACGCCGCGCGCCTCACGTTCCTCGAAGGCGCGGTGAGCCCCGGATGAGTCAGCACCCCATCGCCAACCTCCAGGCCGTGCTCGATGACGGCGTGGAGC
Coding sequences within:
- a CDS encoding S66 peptidase family protein gives rise to the protein MKRCVRWLKPLPLRPRDTVQVVAPAGPFEQAPFEAGLRILSERYSPVVRPDIGASHRYLAGDDARRQEELSHAFLDRASRAIFCARGGYGSSRLLPELPIDKAGPVAFTGFSDLTSIHCALQALHRVSIHAPVLTQLGRQSTQVHDYFFRLLESAEAPPPLTGNATYVPGTAEGTLVGGNLSVFSRLLGTPYMPPLDGAVLLLEDVTERPYRIDRMWTHLRLAGVFSRVRGIVLGDFTACEEKDANYSSADVLRELARDAKLPCAAGFPIGHGAINYPVALGTHVRLDADAARLTFLEGAVSPG